From Streptomyces qinzhouensis, one genomic window encodes:
- the glmM gene encoding phosphoglucosamine mutase, with protein sequence MGRLFGTDGVRGVANADLTAELALGLSVAAAHVLAEAGTFEGHRPTAVVGRDPRASGEFLEAAVVAGLASAGVDVLRVGVLPTPAVAHLTGVLGADLGVMLSASHNAMPDNGIKFFARGGHKLADDLEDRIETVYEQHRTGAPWDRPTGAGVGRVTDYDEGFDKYVAHLVAVLPNRLDGLKVVLDEAHGAASHVSPEAFARAGAEVITIGAAPDGLNINDGCGSTHLGQLRAAVVEHGADFGLAHDGDADRCLAVDASGEEIDGDQILAVLALAMREAGTLRGNTVVATVMSNLGFTLAMEREGLELVRTAVGDRYVLESMKEHGYALGGEQSGHVIVLDHATTGDGTLTGLMLAARVVATGRSLAELAAVMERLPQILINVPDVDKGRVHTSGELAAAVAEAERELGSTGRVLLRPSGTEPLVRVMVEAADIEQARSVAERLADAVKSALG encoded by the coding sequence GTGGGACGACTCTTCGGCACGGACGGCGTGCGCGGTGTCGCCAACGCGGATCTGACGGCCGAGCTGGCGCTCGGTCTCTCGGTGGCGGCGGCGCATGTGCTCGCCGAGGCGGGCACCTTCGAGGGCCACCGCCCCACCGCCGTGGTCGGGCGAGATCCCCGCGCGTCGGGCGAGTTCCTGGAGGCGGCCGTGGTCGCCGGGCTCGCCAGCGCCGGTGTGGACGTCCTGCGGGTCGGTGTGCTGCCCACCCCGGCGGTCGCCCATCTGACCGGTGTCCTCGGCGCCGATCTCGGTGTGATGCTCTCCGCCAGCCACAACGCCATGCCCGACAACGGCATCAAGTTCTTCGCGCGCGGCGGTCACAAGCTCGCCGACGATCTGGAGGACCGGATCGAGACGGTCTACGAGCAGCACCGCACCGGTGCGCCGTGGGACCGGCCGACCGGGGCGGGCGTCGGCCGGGTCACCGACTACGACGAGGGTTTCGACAAGTACGTCGCCCATCTCGTCGCCGTACTGCCGAACCGGCTCGACGGGCTGAAGGTCGTCCTCGACGAGGCGCACGGCGCGGCCTCGCACGTCTCGCCGGAGGCGTTCGCCCGGGCGGGCGCCGAGGTGATCACGATCGGCGCGGCGCCGGACGGCCTCAACATCAACGACGGCTGCGGCTCGACCCATCTGGGCCAGCTGCGGGCGGCCGTCGTCGAGCACGGCGCGGACTTCGGCCTCGCCCACGACGGTGACGCGGACCGCTGCCTGGCCGTGGACGCCTCGGGCGAGGAGATCGACGGTGACCAGATCCTCGCGGTGCTGGCACTGGCCATGCGCGAGGCGGGCACGCTGCGCGGGAACACGGTCGTGGCGACCGTGATGTCCAATCTGGGCTTCACGCTGGCGATGGAGCGCGAGGGTCTGGAGCTGGTCCGGACGGCGGTCGGCGACCGGTATGTCCTGGAGTCCATGAAGGAGCACGGCTACGCGCTCGGCGGCGAGCAGTCCGGGCATGTCATCGTCCTGGACCACGCGACGACCGGCGACGGCACGCTGACCGGTCTGATGCTCGCCGCCCGGGTCGTGGCGACGGGCCGTTCGCTGGCGGAGCTGGCGGCCGTGATGGAGCGCCTGCCGCAGATCCTGATCAACGTCCCGGACGTCGACAAGGGGCGGGTCCACACCTCGGGCGAGCTGGCGGCTGCCGTCGCGGAGGCCGAGCGGGAGCTCGGCTCCACGGGCCGGGTCCTGCTGCGCCCCTCGGGCACCGAGCCGCTGGTACGGGTGATGGTCGAGGCGGCGGACATCGAGCAGGCGCGGTCGGTCGCGGAGCGGCTGGCGGACGCGGTGAAGTCGGCGCTGGGCTGA
- a CDS encoding protein kinase family protein, translating into MPSDSPAGERLRAYRTAATALALHDDRRLAALLETARPLGSGIGGTSALLDVDGTPVFVKRVPLTDTKRAPGHRHSTADLFGLPLNCQYGMSSIGSPGFGAWRELAVHTMTTNWVLTGAYGGFPLMYHWRTLPGAAAPPGELADVERAVDHWGGGPGVRRRIEELRDAAASLVLFLEYVPRTLHDWLGEAVDGGGEGADEAVRRTESQLADGIRFLAGNGLLHFDSHFRNILTDGRRLYFADFGLALATRFDLSAEERAFAARHRDHDAAYTMSYLVNWLITAVHGHGRQEREDLIRACAAGAEPPAGPEAVREVIRRHAATAAVVTDFYGSLLAGALDTPFPAEELDRILRGGA; encoded by the coding sequence ATGCCTTCCGACAGCCCCGCCGGCGAGCGGCTCCGCGCCTACCGAACCGCCGCCACCGCCCTCGCCCTCCACGACGACCGGCGGCTCGCCGCCCTGCTGGAGACGGCGAGACCGCTGGGGTCGGGCATCGGGGGGACCTCGGCGCTGCTGGACGTCGACGGGACGCCGGTCTTCGTGAAACGCGTACCGCTGACGGACACCAAGCGGGCCCCCGGGCACCGGCACTCCACCGCCGACCTCTTCGGCCTCCCCCTCAACTGCCAGTACGGCATGAGCAGCATCGGCAGCCCCGGCTTCGGAGCCTGGCGGGAGCTCGCGGTCCACACCATGACCACCAACTGGGTACTCACCGGCGCGTACGGCGGCTTCCCCCTGATGTACCACTGGCGGACACTCCCCGGCGCCGCGGCCCCGCCCGGCGAACTGGCGGACGTCGAACGGGCGGTGGACCACTGGGGCGGCGGCCCCGGCGTCCGGCGGCGGATCGAAGAGCTGCGGGACGCCGCCGCGAGCCTCGTCCTGTTCCTGGAGTACGTGCCCCGGACCCTGCACGACTGGCTGGGAGAGGCGGTCGACGGCGGCGGGGAGGGAGCGGACGAGGCGGTACGCCGTACCGAAAGCCAACTCGCCGACGGTATCCGGTTCCTGGCCGGGAACGGGCTACTGCACTTCGACAGCCACTTCCGGAACATCCTGACCGACGGCCGGCGCCTCTACTTCGCGGACTTCGGGCTCGCGCTCGCCACCCGCTTCGACCTCTCCGCCGAGGAACGCGCCTTCGCCGCCCGGCACCGCGACCACGACGCCGCCTACACCATGAGCTACCTGGTCAACTGGCTGATCACCGCCGTCCACGGCCATGGCCGGCAGGAGCGCGAGGACCTCATCCGGGCCTGCGCGGCAGGAGCGGAACCCCCGGCGGGCCCCGAGGCGGTCCGGGAGGTGATCCGGCGCCATGCCGCGACCGCGGCCGTCGTCACGGACTTCTACGGAAGCCTGCTGGCCGGCGCCCTGGACACCCCGTTCCCGGCCGAGGAGCTCGACCGGATCCTGCGGGGCGGCGCCTGA